GGGTTGAAGCCGGTGTAGGCCATCGCCGCCAGCAGCAACAGCGGCGTGGCGAAGAGGCCGGCCAGCCGCGATGCGCGGGCCGGGTCGTGCAGGCTGCTTAGCATGGTGCGATCCGGATGCCGCTGCCGAGTGCCGGCTCGTCGGCGGTGGCCGGCTGTTCGCCGGCGTACAGCGCCGCCAGCAGCGGCGGGGTGACCTCGGCGCGCGGCAGGTCGAAGGCGATGCGGCCGTCACGCAGGCCGATCAGGCGCGGGAAGTGGGCCAGCGCCAGCTCGACCGAGTGCAGGCTGACCAGCAGTGTGGCGTGGCGCTGGCGCGCATCGGCGCACAGCAACGCAACGGTGTCGTCGGCCAGGCGCGGGTCGAGCGCCGACACCGGCTCGTCGGCCAGCAGCAGTTCCGGGCGCTGGTACAGCACGCGGGCGATGCCGACGCGCTGGCGCTGGCCGCCGGACAGGCGGTCGCAGCGCTGCCACAACTTGTCGCCCAGCTGCACCCGTTGCAGCGCGTCGCGGATGGCGGCGACATCCTGCGGCCACAGCAGGCGGCGCAGTGCGGCCAACGTTGATAGCTGCCCCAGCTGGCCGGCGCCGATCGCGGTGACCACCCGCTGCAGCGCCGGCAGCGGCGGATGCTGGTACACGCTGCCGATGCGGCTGCGCAGCCGGCGCAGTGCCGGCGCGCGTAGCTGCCACGGATCCTGCCCCAGTAGCTGTACGCTGCCACCGTCGGGACGGTGGCAGCTATTGGCCAGCAGCAGCAGCGACGATTTGCCGGCGCCGGACGGGCCGATCAGCGCCACCTGCTCGCCCTGCGCCAGTTGCAGCGACAGCGGCTGCAGGATGCGGCTGCCGCCCAGGCTCAGGCTGGCCGCGTCAAAACGCAGACTCATTGCAGCAGACCGGCTTCCTTGGCGGCGGCTTCGATGCCCTTGTAGTTGGCGGCCTTGGTCGGGATGAACTTGCTGGCGCGTTGCAGATCGAGAATGGCCTTGTGCTCGGGGTTGGCCGCGTTCAGCTTCAGGAACGCCTGCTGGATTTTCTGCTGCAGGCCCTTGTCCAGCGTGCCGCGCACCGTCCAGTTGTAGTCGAAGTACGGCGGGGTGGTGCCCAGCAGCTTGACCTTGCTCTGGTCGACCTTGCCGGCCTCGACCAGCTTGTCCCACACCGAGGCGTTCAGCACGCCGGCGTCGACCTTGCCGGAGGCCACCCAGGCCACGGTGGCGTCATGCGCGCCGGAGTAGCCGACGCTCTTGAAGAAGGTTTCCGGCTTGATGTGCTGCTTTTGCAGGAAGTAGCGCGGCATCAGGTGGCCGGAGGTGGACGAGGCGGAGCCGAAGGCAAAGCTCTTGCCCTTCAGCTGCTGCAGCTTGCTGATGCCGCTGTCGGCGTTGACGATGTATTTGGAGGTGAAGCGCGAGTCTTCCTCGCGCTGCACCAACGGCACCACCTTGCCGCGCTGGCTGGCCTGCACGAAGGTGAAGCCGCCCAGCCACGCCATGTCGATCTGGTCGGCGTTGAGCGCGGTGACCACCGCGGCGTAGTCGCTGACCGGCACGAACTGCACCTTCATGCCCAGCTCTTTTTCCAGGTACTGGCCCAGCGGCGCAAACTTGCGCTGCAGCTCTGTCGGGGCTTCGTCGGGAATGGCGGAGACTTTCAGCAGCGCTTCGGCGTGGGACAGGGCTGCGGCGGCCAGCAGCAGGCCTGCCACGGACAGTTTGGCAATGTTCATGAGCGGATCATCCTTCGGGTTGGGCGGACAACAGGCCGCCACCATCAAAAAAGCAGTCACGCGGACTGCTCGGGGCAGGCGGACGATAAGCCGCCAAAGTGGCTGTATTTTATGTCAGATCGGCGCGTGCGCCTAATCGCAGCAGCATAAAGCAGGTGCTGGCTGGCCGGGAATCTGGCCGTGTGTGGGGCGCTTGCGGCCAACCTTGCCGCGGGCAAGGCCGAGACGGCGCGGCCAGATGTAGGGCGGGCGTCAGTCGACGCGGTAGCGGATCCAGCCGCGTGCCTGCAGGCAGCTGCGGTACAGGTCGTCGCGCGCACTTTCGTTGATGTCGTAGCTCTCGGTTTCGGCGTCCTGCCAGTACGGCAGCGTGCGGCTGCAGCGGGTGCCGGCGGGCGAACAGAACCAGGATGGGGCGAAGCGTGGCGGCCGGGTGATGCGCTCGCCCGCCAGCGGCGGGAAGGCCTGCGCCGCTTCTTTCTTGCACTGGAAGCTGTCTTCGTCAAAGTTGGCATCGTAGCGGGTGGCGTGGCGCCACTGGTAAGTGGCGCAGGCGCTGAGCAGCGCGAGGCTCAGCAGCACAAGCAGGCGGTTCATGAGGGTGTCCCGTGGCGCAATGCCGATACCCTCAGTTTAGCCCGTCGCGCTGCCGGCGTGGCCGGGCGGCGGTTATTCCTTTGGTGGATAAAGAATACAAAATTCATTGGTTTGTATGGCTTTGTCATCGTTTTATGATGAGCCATCTTCTCGTGACCCCTGAATGAAAGCCGACCATGAAACTCAAACTGACCCTGGCCCTGCTGCTGGCCGCTACCTCTACCTCCGCGCTGGCCGACCGCCTCGACGACATCAAGAAAGCCGGCGTGCTGCGTGTCGCCGCCTTCGACAGCAACCCGCCGTTCGGCTTCCTCGATGCGCAAAGTCGCCAGATCAGCGGGCTGGATGTGGACGTGGCGCGCCACATCGCCGGCAAGATCGGCGTCAAGCTGGAGCTGGTGCCGACCAATCCGGCCAACCGCATTCCGCTGCTGGTGTCGGGCAAGGCCGACCTGATTGCGGCCAACTTCACCGTGACACCGGATCGCGCCAAGCAGGTCGATTTCAGCCTGCCGTACTTTGCCTCCGGCCAGCAGTTCATCAGCCGCAAGGGCACGCTGGCCACGCCGGCACAGCTGGCCGGCCTGCGCGTGGGCGCGGACAAGGGCACCACGCAAGAGATCACGCTGCGCGAGAAATACCCGGCCACCAAGGTGGTGTCCTACGACGACACGCCGCTGGCGTTTGCCGCGCTGCGTAACGGCAACGTGACCGCGATCACCCAGGACGGCTCCAAGCTGGCCGCCCTGCTGGCCAATGCGCCGGACAAGGACAAGTACGAGATCGCACCGTTTACGCTGACCCGCGAATTCCAGGCCATCGGCCTGCCCAAGGGCGAGGCGCGGCTGGTGAAGGTGGTCAACGAGGTGCTGCTGGGGCTGGAGAAAAACGGCGAAGCGAAAAAGATCTACGACCACTGGTTCGGCCCGGGCACCAAGGCGCCGCTGCCGCGTGACTTCCGGATCGGCGACAAGGCCTGATCCGCCGCGGATTCGGGTGTCAATCACGGCCGCCGGGCTTGCCTGGCGGCTTTTCTTTGCTGAGAGGGAGTAAATCATGACACCGCCTGCATGGCTGGGTTATGGCTGGCTGGAGCCGCATTTCATCGGCTGGATGCTGCAGGGCGCGGCGCTGACGGCGTGGCTGGCGCTGCTGGTGTGCATGCTGGCAACGCTGCTCGGCGTGCTGCTGGCCGCAGGTCACGAGCAGCGCTGGCGTAGTGTGCGCCTGGCGGTGCGGACCCTTCTGTCGCTGCATCGCAATACGCCGCTGATGGTGCAGCTGCTGCTGTGGTACTTCGGCGTAGCCGGGCTGCTGCCGGAAGCGGCGATGCTGTGGCTGAATGCGCCGCACGAGGTGACGCTGGCCGGCTGGACGCTGGCCTGGCCGTCGTTCGAGTTCGTGGCGGCGCTGGTGGCGCTGTCGCTGTACAGCGCGGCGTTCGTTGCCGAGGAAATCCGCGCCGGCATCCGCAGTGTCGCGCTGGGGCAGCGCGCGGCGGCGCTGGCACTGGGGATGACGCCGCGCCAGGTGTTCCTCCACATCGTGTTGCCGCAGGCGCTGCGCGTGGTGCGCCGCCCGCTGCTGGGCCAGTATCTGGGCGTGATCAAGAACACCTCGCTGACCATGGCCATCGGCGTGGCCGAGCTGTCGTACAGCTCGCGCCAGGTGGAGAGCGAGACGCTGCTGACCTTCCAGGCCTTTGCCGTCGCCACGCTGCTGTACCTGCTGCTGGTGCTGGGCGCGCAGCTGGCCGGCGGGCGGGTGCGGCCAACCTTGGGAGAAGGACGATGACGGCGGTCGAGGTGATCGGCACCAATCTGGACTACCTGCTGCTGGGCAGCTGGCCGGCCGGGTCGCTGGGCGGCATGGCGCTGAGTGTGGTGATGGGGCTGACGGCGGCGCTGCTGGCGTCGCTGCTGGGGCTGGCGGGCGGCATCGTGCTGACGCTGGGGCATCCATCGTTGCGGCAGCTGGTAGCGCTATCCGTCGCGCTGCTGCGCGCCATCCCGGTGGTGATGCTGATTTTCTGGTGCTACTTCCTGTTGCCGGTGCTGTTTGCCATCGACGTGCCGGGCACGCTGATGGTGATTGCGGCACTGGCGCTGATCGGTGGCGCTTTCCTGACGCAGGCGGTGCACGCCGGCATTGCCGCCATCGCCGCCGGGCAGTGGCAGGCCGGGCTGTCGCTGGGCTTCAGCCGCTGGCAGACGCTGCGCCTGATCGTGCTGCCGCAGGCGCTGCGCATCATGGTACCGTCCTTCGTCAACCAGTGGATCACGCTGGTGAAGGACACCTCGCTGGCCTATATCGTCGGCGTGGCCGAGCTGACCTTTGTCGCTTCGCAGGTGAACAACCGCGAACAGGTGTATCCGCTGCCGGTATTCGCCACGGTGGCGCTGCTGTATTGGCTGTGGTGCAGCAGCCTGGTCTGGCTGGGCGCGCGCTGGGAGGCGCGCTACGCCAGGGGTGGCCGCAAATGACAAAACCCGGCCGCAGCCGGGTTTTGTCGGGTGTGCGGGATCAGGCTGACGCCTGTTCGCGTCTGGCGGCCCAGCGGTACAGTGCGATACCGGCGACGATCATCGGCACGCTCAGCCACTGCCCCATGCTGATGATGTCGGACTGGCCGAAGATGCCGGCGTCCGGGGTGCGGAAGAATTCGGCGATGAAGCGGAAGCTGCCGTAGCCGATCAGGAACACCGCCGACACCTGCCCCAGCGGCCGGCGTCGTGCCGAGAACAGCCACAGGATCACGAACAGCGCGAGGCCTTCCAGCGCCGCCTGGTACAGCTGCGACGGGTGGCGCGGCATGGCGTCGACGTGCGGGAAGATCATCGCCCACGGCAGGTCGTGGCTGGCGATGCGGCCCCACAGCTCGCCGTTGATGAAGTTGCCGATGCGCCCGGCGGCGAGGCCGGTCGGCACCAGCGGTGCCACGAAATCGCTGATCCGCCAGAAGCTGACGCCTTTCCTGCGTGCGAACAGCAGCATCGCCGCCAGCACGCCGATAAAGCCGCCGTGGAAACTCATGCCGCCTTTCCACACCATCAGGATCTCGGCCGGGTGCGCCAGATAGTAGCCGGGCTGGTAGAACAGCACCTCGCCCAGCCGCCCGCCGACGATGACGCCGAGCACCGCCCAGGTCAGGAAATCGTCGAGATCCTTGCCGTTCCAACCGCAATCCGGCTGCTGTTTGATGCGGACATGGCCCAGCCACAGGAACAGGCCGAAGCCGACGAGGTACATCAGGCCGTACCAGTGGATGGCCAGCGGGCCAAACTGGATGGCGACAGGATCAAACTGGGGATGGATCAGCATTTGTCAGGTATGTGCGTTTGCGGTAAAAGGATAGAGATAAATTATACGGAAAGCGTTACCGGTCGTCGCGCTGCTACCCGCCGCGCGACGCCTTATGTGTAGAACATGCCGGCACCCGCAAGTTCTACCGGCCGGGCAATATCCCGCCCGGCCCGCGACGCGCCGCCAGATCAAAGCGACAAAGCCATTACTGCATTCAAGGACACATCATGCCTCAATACCGTTCCAAGACCTCGACTTCCGGCCGCAACATGGCGGGTGCCCGCGCCCTGTGGCGCGCCACCGGCATGAAGGACGAGGATTTCCAGAAGCCGATCATCGCCATCGCCAACTCCTTCACCCAGTTCGTGCCCGGCCACGTGCACTTGCACAATATGGGCCAGCTGGTGGCGCGCGAGATCGAGAAGGCCGGTGGCGTGGCCAAGGAATTCAATACCATCGCGGTCGACGATGGCATCGCCATGGGCCACGGCGGCATGCTGTACTCGCTGCCATCGCGCGACCTGATCGCCGACAGCGTGGAGTACATGGTCAACGCCCACTGCGCCGACGCGCTGGTGTGCATCTCCAACTGCGACAAGATCACCCCCGGCATGCTGATGGCCGCGCTGCGGCTGAACATCCCGGTGGTGTTCGTGTCCGGCGGCCCGATGGAGGCCGGCAAGGTCAACTGGCGCGGTACCGAGCGCAAGCTGGACCTGGTCGACGCGATGGTGGAAGCCGCCAACGACAAGATCAGCGACGAGGACGTGGACAAGGTGGAGCGTTCCGCCTGTCCGACTTGCGGCTCCTGCTCCGGCATGTTCACCGCCAACTCGATGAACTGCCTGACCGAGGCGCTGGGGCTGTCGCTGCCGGGTAACGGCTCGATGCTGGCGACCCATGCGGATCGGAAAGAACTGTTCCTGCGCGCCGGCCGCCTGATTGTGGAGATTACCAAGCGCCACTATGAGCAGGACGATTACAGCGTGTTGCCGCGCAGCATCGCCACCAAGGCCGCGTTCGAGAACGCGATGAGCTTGGACGTGGCGATGGGCGGCTCCACCAATACCGTGCTGCACTTGCTGGCTGCCGCCAGCGAGGCCGGTGTCGATTTCAAGATGACCGACATCGACCGCATCTCGCGCAGCGTGCCGTGCCTGTCCAAGGTGGCGCCGGCGACGCAGAAGTACCACATGGAAGACGTGCACCGCGCCGGTGGCGTGGTCGCCATCCTGTCCGAGCTGGACCGTGCCGGCCTGATCCAGCGTGAGGTGCCGACCATCCACAGCGCCACTATGGGCGCCGGTCTGGAAGCGTGGGACATCCGTCGCCACGGCGCCGACAGCGAGGTGCACCGCTTCTACCGCGCCGCGCCGGGTGGGGTGCCGACCACTATCGCCTTCTCGCAGTCGATGCGCTACCCGACGCTGGACGACGACCGCGCCGAGGGCTGCATCCGTGACAAGGAACACGCCTACTCGCAGGACGGCGGCCTCGCCGTGCTGTACGGCAACATCGCCGAGCGCGGCTGCATCGTGAAGACCGCCGGCGTCGACGACTCCATCCTCAAGTTCACCGGCCGCGCCCGCGTGTTCGAAAGCCAGGATGACGCGGTGGCGGCGATTCTGGCCGACAGCGTGGTGGCCGGCGACGTGGTGGTGATCCGCTACGAAGGTCCGAAAGGCGGCCCGGGGATGCAGGAAATGCTGTACCCGACCAGCTACCTGAAGTCCAAGGGCCTGGGCAAGGAGTGCGCACTGCTGACCGATGGTCGTTTCTCCGGCGGTACCTCCGGCCTGTCCATCGGCCACGTGTCGCCGGAAGCGGCGGAAGGCGGTGCCATCGGCCTGGTGGAAGAGGGCGATCGCATCGAGATCGACATCCCCAACCGCGGCATCCGCCTTGCTGTATCCGACGAAACGTTGGCCGCACGCCGCGCGGCGATGGAAGCCAAGGGCGCGCTGGCGTGGAAACCGGTCGACCGTCAGCGCGTGGTCAGCCCGGCGCTGCGTGCCTACGCCGCGATGACCACCAGTGCCGACACCGGCGCGGTGCGCGACGTGTCGCAGGTGGAACGCAAGTAAGTCACACCTCGTTACGGCCAACCCTGGCCGCATCCCGTCAAAACGGCAGCCCCTGCGGGCTGCCGTTTTTCATGGCCGTCGCGGCGCTGGTTACGATTTGTCACAGTTTGCCGGGCGCGCTGCCGCTACCATGCGGTCACCACCTGCTTAAACAGACAATCGCGGTTTTTGATCGTGTTTCGATACAAAAGCGGACAGTCTGCGCCGGTTCGGACGCTTGTGTCATGAACCGGTAATAAGCGTGGCAGGGCTGGTGCCGGTACCGGGTGTTGCGGTGCCGACGGCCAGCCCGCGACAGACGGCACAACCATATCCATAACAAGCAGCGGCCAAAAAAACACGCTGCACACGGCAACGAAGAGCAAACAGCAAACGGGAGAGATGGATGTTTAAAACGGTAAAGGCCCAATTCATGGCCATGGTGGGCGCGGCGGCCATCGGCATCGTGCTGATGACGATCTGGGCGTTGTTCAACCTTGGCCAGACCCTGACCGAGCAGGCGGTACGTGATACCCGCCAGCTGGCACAAAGCGCGGCCAGACTGGTGGAAAGTTACGAGGCGCAGGCGGCGACGCTGGGCGAGGATGAGGCGCGGCGGCGGGCGATGGCTGCGGTGATGGCGATGCGCTTCGGCGAGGACGGTTACTTCTTCGTCACCGACGACCGCTTCACCTACCTGGGCCACCCGATCCGCCGCAACCTGGTTGGCAGCAGCATGACGGCGCAGGTCGACCCTAACGGCGTCAATCTCGGCGCCGCCTTCCGCCAGGCGCTGGCCGGCGGTGGCGTGGCCGAGTATCACTGGGCCAAGCCCGGCTTCGAGCAGCCGGTGGGCAAGATCGCGGTGGTGCAGAAAACGGCGCGCTGGGGCTGGGTGATCGGCACCGGCATCTACGTCGATCATATCGATAACGCGGTGTGGCGCCAGGCGCTGTTCCTCGGCGCCGGCTTGGTCGGCCTGTTGCTGCTGCTCCTGGCCATCGGCTACGTCATCGGCCGCCGCCTGATCGGCCAGCTCGGTGGTGAGCCGGCCTACGCGGTGGAGGTGGTGGCGGCGATTT
Above is a genomic segment from Vogesella indigofera containing:
- a CDS encoding amino acid ABC transporter permease, whose protein sequence is MTPPAWLGYGWLEPHFIGWMLQGAALTAWLALLVCMLATLLGVLLAAGHEQRWRSVRLAVRTLLSLHRNTPLMVQLLLWYFGVAGLLPEAAMLWLNAPHEVTLAGWTLAWPSFEFVAALVALSLYSAAFVAEEIRAGIRSVALGQRAAALALGMTPRQVFLHIVLPQALRVVRRPLLGQYLGVIKNTSLTMAIGVAELSYSSRQVESETLLTFQAFAVATLLYLLLVLGAQLAGGRVRPTLGEGR
- a CDS encoding phosphonate ABC transporter ATP-binding protein, with amino-acid sequence MSLRFDAASLSLGGSRILQPLSLQLAQGEQVALIGPSGAGKSSLLLLANSCHRPDGGSVQLLGQDPWQLRAPALRRLRSRIGSVYQHPPLPALQRVVTAIGAGQLGQLSTLAALRRLLWPQDVAAIRDALQRVQLGDKLWQRCDRLSGGQRQRVGIARVLYQRPELLLADEPVSALDPRLADDTVALLCADARQRHATLLVSLHSVELALAHFPRLIGLRDGRIAFDLPRAEVTPPLLAALYAGEQPATADEPALGSGIRIAPC
- the ilvD gene encoding dihydroxy-acid dehydratase → MPQYRSKTSTSGRNMAGARALWRATGMKDEDFQKPIIAIANSFTQFVPGHVHLHNMGQLVAREIEKAGGVAKEFNTIAVDDGIAMGHGGMLYSLPSRDLIADSVEYMVNAHCADALVCISNCDKITPGMLMAALRLNIPVVFVSGGPMEAGKVNWRGTERKLDLVDAMVEAANDKISDEDVDKVERSACPTCGSCSGMFTANSMNCLTEALGLSLPGNGSMLATHADRKELFLRAGRLIVEITKRHYEQDDYSVLPRSIATKAAFENAMSLDVAMGGSTNTVLHLLAAASEAGVDFKMTDIDRISRSVPCLSKVAPATQKYHMEDVHRAGGVVAILSELDRAGLIQREVPTIHSATMGAGLEAWDIRRHGADSEVHRFYRAAPGGVPTTIAFSQSMRYPTLDDDRAEGCIRDKEHAYSQDGGLAVLYGNIAERGCIVKTAGVDDSILKFTGRARVFESQDDAVAAILADSVVAGDVVVIRYEGPKGGPGMQEMLYPTSYLKSKGLGKECALLTDGRFSGGTSGLSIGHVSPEAAEGGAIGLVEEGDRIEIDIPNRGIRLAVSDETLAARRAAMEAKGALAWKPVDRQRVVSPALRAYAAMTTSADTGAVRDVSQVERK
- a CDS encoding amino acid ABC transporter permease, with the translated sequence MTAVEVIGTNLDYLLLGSWPAGSLGGMALSVVMGLTAALLASLLGLAGGIVLTLGHPSLRQLVALSVALLRAIPVVMLIFWCYFLLPVLFAIDVPGTLMVIAALALIGGAFLTQAVHAGIAAIAAGQWQAGLSLGFSRWQTLRLIVLPQALRIMVPSFVNQWITLVKDTSLAYIVGVAELTFVASQVNNREQVYPLPVFATVALLYWLWCSSLVWLGARWEARYARGGRK
- a CDS encoding putative selenate ABC transporter substrate-binding protein; the encoded protein is MNIAKLSVAGLLLAAAALSHAEALLKVSAIPDEAPTELQRKFAPLGQYLEKELGMKVQFVPVSDYAAVVTALNADQIDMAWLGGFTFVQASQRGKVVPLVQREEDSRFTSKYIVNADSGISKLQQLKGKSFAFGSASSTSGHLMPRYFLQKQHIKPETFFKSVGYSGAHDATVAWVASGKVDAGVLNASVWDKLVEAGKVDQSKVKLLGTTPPYFDYNWTVRGTLDKGLQQKIQQAFLKLNAANPEHKAILDLQRASKFIPTKAANYKGIEAAAKEAGLLQ
- the lgt gene encoding prolipoprotein diacylglyceryl transferase, producing the protein MLIHPQFDPVAIQFGPLAIHWYGLMYLVGFGLFLWLGHVRIKQQPDCGWNGKDLDDFLTWAVLGVIVGGRLGEVLFYQPGYYLAHPAEILMVWKGGMSFHGGFIGVLAAMLLFARRKGVSFWRISDFVAPLVPTGLAAGRIGNFINGELWGRIASHDLPWAMIFPHVDAMPRHPSQLYQAALEGLALFVILWLFSARRRPLGQVSAVFLIGYGSFRFIAEFFRTPDAGIFGQSDIISMGQWLSVPMIVAGIALYRWAARREQASA
- a CDS encoding ABC transporter substrate-binding protein; protein product: MKLKLTLALLLAATSTSALADRLDDIKKAGVLRVAAFDSNPPFGFLDAQSRQISGLDVDVARHIAGKIGVKLELVPTNPANRIPLLVSGKADLIAANFTVTPDRAKQVDFSLPYFASGQQFISRKGTLATPAQLAGLRVGADKGTTQEITLREKYPATKVVSYDDTPLAFAALRNGNVTAITQDGSKLAALLANAPDKDKYEIAPFTLTREFQAIGLPKGEARLVKVVNEVLLGLEKNGEAKKIYDHWFGPGTKAPLPRDFRIGDKA